From a single Apium graveolens cultivar Ventura chromosome 2, ASM990537v1, whole genome shotgun sequence genomic region:
- the LOC141708670 gene encoding putative pectinesterase/pectinesterase inhibitor 59, which yields MSTKMLLLLIHICASFIIHITHSQPESDELLAAGRDISYWCQTTPHPEPCKYFLGHYSHDRPKNRAHFRKMLLQVTLDRALHAQNGTTRLGIECGSKRKKAAWTDCNRLFGDTIFQLNRTLEGIKRNSSKNGCSSFDAQTWLSAALTNLETCRSGSFELNVSKFIAPITTNNVSELISDCLAVNRAFLSRKNDVQNNKDPEFPSWVRDRDRKLLQSSRWAWRANVVVAKDGSGKFTSIQAALNYAAKVRRGNGRFIIYVKRGVYWENIEVAYNLNNIMLVGDGMRYTVISGSRSVARGFTTYSSATAGIDGTGFIARGITFRNTAGPQSAQAVALRSASDFSVFYSCGFEGYQDTLFVHAQRQFYKYCYIYGTIDFIFGNAAVVFQNCLINVRRPLHGQVNVITAQGRIDPNQNTGISIQYSVIKAAPDLRPVVRDFRTYLGRPWQQFSRTVLLKTYIDNLVSPQGWLAWENTRFAWNTLYYGEYKNMGPGSSTRNRVKWKGYRVIRSASEASKFTVNNLISGRTWLRATGVPYSSGL from the exons ATGTCAACTAAGATGTTATTATTGCTGATACACATCTGTGCCTCCTTCATCATTCACATCACTCATTCACAACCAGAATCCGATGAATTGTTAGCAGCCGGTCGCGACATTTCCTACTGGTGCCAAACAACTCCTCATCCTGAACCATGCAAGTATTTTCTAGGCCATTATTCTCATGACAGGCCAAAAAATCGTGCTCATTTCCGTAAAATGTTGCTCCAAGTAACACTTGACCGTGCTCTGCATGCACAGAACGGCACGACTAGGCTTGGAATTGAGTGCGGAAGCAAGAGAAAGAAGGCGGCGTGGACTGATTGCAACAGGCTATTCGGTGACACTATTTTTCAGCTCAACCGAACGCTAGAAGGCATTAAAAGAAATtcaagtaaaaatggttgctcaAGTTTTGACGCTCAAACTTGGCTAAGCGCTGCCCTAACAAATCTTGAGACTTGTCGGTCAGGGTCGTTTGAGCTAAATGTTTCCAAATTTATAGCTCCAATTACTACTAACAATGTTTCAGAATTAATTAGTGATTGCTTGGCTGTTAACCGAGCTTTTTTGTCTCGCAAAAATGATGTTCAAAATAACAAAGATCCAGAGTTTCCGAGTTGGGTCAGGGATCGTGACAGGAAGCTGTTGCAATCTTCACGATGGGCATGGAGGGCAAATGTAGTGGTTGCGAAAGATGGATCAGGGAAGTTTACATCAATACAGGCAGCTCTAAATTATGCAGCAAAAGTGAGGAGGGGAAATGGGAGGTTTATCATATATGTGAAGAGAGGTGTTTACTGGGAAAATATTGAGGTTGCTTATAACTTAAACAACATTATGTTAGTCGGTGATGGGATGCGATATACTGTAATTTCAGGCAGCCGGAGCGTTGCTAGAGGATTCACAACCTACAGCTCTGCAACTGCAG GAATCGATGGCACTGGATTCATAGCCCGGGGCATAACATTCCGCAACACAGCCGGTCCACAAAGTGCACAAGCAGTCGCACTGCGATCAGCCTCTGATTTCTCTGTTTTCTACTCCTGTGGATTCGAAGGATACCAAGACACTCTCTTTGTCCACGCCCAACGCCAATTCTACAAATACTGTTACATTTACGGAACTATCGACTTCATCTTTGGTAACGCAGCTGTAGTTTTCCAAAACTGCCTTATCAACGTTCGACGACCTTTACATGGCCAAGTCAATGTCATCACAGCTCAAGGTCGCATTGATCCCAACCAAAACACTGGCATTTCAATCCAATACAGTGTAATCAAGGCAGCACCTGATCTTAGACCGGTGGTACGAGATTTTAGAACGTACCTGGGGAGGCCATGGCAGCAATTTTCGAGAACAGTGTTACTAAAGACTTACATAGACAATTTAGTAAGTCCACAGGGTTGGTTGGCATGGGAGAACACAAGGTTTGCATGGAACACATTGTACTACGGAGAGTATAAAAATATGGGGCCTGGTTCTTCAACTCGAAACAGGGTGAAATGGAAGGGTTATCGCGTTATTAGGAGTGCCAGCGAGGCCTCTAAGTTCACGGTGAACAATCTTATATCAGGTCGGACATGGTTAAGAGCCACTGGAGTTCCCTATAGTTCTGGCCTCTAA